A section of the Petrimonas sulfuriphila genome encodes:
- a CDS encoding proline dehydrogenase family protein, with the protein MSLTHSVIDFNNSEIAFRNKSNAELRQAHLLFKVMNNAGLVKLGKHLVNIAFAVHFPVKGILRNTIYQHFVGGTSIADCSKTIQKLAARNVGTILDFAVEGEERDELFDATCAEVIRTIEFARNNRHVPFSAFKITGVGRFDLLAKVSEKAQLSEEESKEYRRVYDRVESIFKRGYDLGVPILIDAEHTWIQPVLDDLVLEMMERYNKDVAIVQNTYQMYRHDAIHRLKDHHRIALDMGVKFGLKIVRGAYMEIERARAAEMGYPSPIQPDKPATDHDFNEVIRYFMDHLDTIHFMVATHNEVSSQLLAQLIDERGLPHDHPHIYFSQLYGMSDHITFNLAEKGYNVVKYVPYGEVKTMMPYLFRRAEENTSVKGQSSRELKLIEKEVRRRKGK; encoded by the coding sequence ATGTCATTGACACACAGTGTTATCGATTTCAATAATTCAGAAATTGCTTTCCGGAATAAATCAAATGCCGAATTGAGACAAGCTCATTTACTATTTAAAGTAATGAACAATGCCGGTCTGGTAAAGCTAGGCAAACACTTGGTGAACATTGCCTTTGCTGTCCACTTTCCCGTTAAGGGAATCCTTCGTAACACCATCTATCAGCATTTTGTGGGGGGAACATCTATTGCAGATTGTTCCAAAACCATTCAAAAACTCGCAGCACGAAACGTGGGCACTATTCTTGATTTTGCGGTTGAGGGTGAGGAACGTGACGAACTTTTTGATGCCACGTGTGCAGAGGTCATTCGTACAATAGAATTTGCCCGTAACAACAGGCATGTACCGTTCAGTGCATTTAAAATAACCGGTGTCGGACGGTTCGACCTGCTTGCCAAAGTGAGTGAAAAAGCACAGCTTTCTGAGGAGGAGTCGAAAGAATACAGAAGGGTTTACGACCGTGTGGAGTCAATTTTCAAACGGGGTTATGATCTGGGTGTCCCTATACTTATCGATGCGGAGCACACCTGGATTCAACCTGTTTTGGACGACCTGGTGCTGGAAATGATGGAAAGATACAACAAAGATGTGGCCATTGTACAAAACACCTATCAGATGTACCGTCATGATGCCATTCACCGGTTAAAGGATCACCACCGGATTGCCTTGGATATGGGAGTGAAGTTTGGGCTTAAGATTGTACGGGGGGCTTATATGGAGATTGAGCGTGCACGTGCTGCCGAAATGGGTTACCCATCACCTATTCAGCCCGATAAGCCCGCTACGGACCACGATTTCAACGAAGTTATCCGTTATTTCATGGACCACCTCGATACCATCCATTTCATGGTGGCCACGCATAACGAAGTGAGCTCACAGCTGCTGGCGCAGTTAATTGATGAACGCGGCCTGCCTCATGATCATCCACATATTTATTTTTCACAACTCTACGGCATGAGTGACCACATTACCTTTAACCTGGCGGAGAAGGGTTACAATGTCGTAAAATACGTGCCTTACGGTGAAGTGAAAACAATGATGCCTTACCTTTTTCGCAGGGCCGAGGAAAACACATCGGTAAAAGGACAATCGAGTCGTGAACTGAAGCTTATCGAGAAAGAAGTCAGAAGAAGAAAAGGTAAATAG